The Deltaproteobacteria bacterium genome contains the following window.
CCTTCCGGATCCTGCATCACAGCGCCCGCTACTTTTTGCCTTCCTTGTGCAGGGTATGGCTCCTGCAGAAACGGCAGTACTTCTTAAATTCTAGCTTCTGCGGTGTACTCTTCTTGTTTTTCGTCGTTGTGTAATTCCGCTGTTTGCACTCGCTGCAAACCAGAGTAATGATATCTCGCATGCAATTCCTCAGTTCTTCCCGCCGCTCTCCAGACCGGGGAGGGCCTCCATCAACACTTTCAGACGGTTCCGTGACGCTGCCGTCGGCCCTTTATTCGATAATTTCGCTGATGACGCCGGCACCGACGGTCCGTCCCCCTTCACGGATGGCGAAGCGAAGTTCCTTCTCCATCGCAATC
Protein-coding sequences here:
- a CDS encoding elongation factor Tu translates to IAMEKELRFAIREGGRTVGAGVISEIIE
- the rpmG gene encoding 50S ribosomal protein L33 is translated as MRDIITLVCSECKQRNYTTTKNKKSTPQKLEFKKYCRFCRSHTLHKEGKK